The Amaranthus tricolor cultivar Red isolate AtriRed21 chromosome 14, ASM2621246v1, whole genome shotgun sequence DNA window aacgcatataaagatataaatctccttaaTCTTAAATAAGCAAAATTAATAGTCAAACTTATTGCAATTGTATGCATTAATGTATAGTAACCTTGTCGTGAAAGCTACAATAAAGTTATAAGAAAGTGTATGTGAGAAGCTAATTTGAGTGGAAAAATTTTTACCAGAGGCTGACACGTGTCATTAGATGGTCTTTGCTTTAGTATATAGAAtgataatttatcaaaaatcagGAGTTTAGAGAGAAGCTAGGGGTTGCCCCACTATCTACTAAGATGCGCGGAAATAGActaagatggtttgggcatgtgcaaagaAAGCCAATCGAGGCTCCCGTCAGAAGGATAGAAACCATTATAAtggagggtaagaggagtcgaggaagacctatgAAAACGTGGGTTGAGCAAATTAAGGATGACTTGAGTAAACTGCACCTCTCcgaggacctgactagggatatgAATAGTTGGAGACGCCAGATTCACATTCTAGACCAGTAAAAGTTTTTTTAGTTGTCTTTCTTGCCCTGATGCCTAGCTGTTTACTTACTTGTCTTTTTGTACTTTTTTACCCATCGAGGCTATTATTTTATCCCAACCTTTGTTTTGGCTATTATGGTTCTTTTGTAGGTTGTTCTCGATCTTCACGCAACAGTGCTAATCACATTCCTCTTTATGTAGGGTTCTCACCTTCTGGGGGTAAAATTAACTATTTTCTTCTAGTACTCCCTTAAGAGGGAGTACGGGTATGGATTGTCTATCACCTTTCCTCACCCAGATCCTGTTTTTGAGCGGGATATTGaattgatgataatgatgatatcTATTCTTAGAATATATTGTAAATAGATAATTAGATGGTttacacaaatatataaaactaaTGAAAAACGCACTAACGATGAGAAGTCAACTTTCATACTTCGACCAATGACGACCCTCTAATGTTGCAATCTTGAAATATCCAACTTTAAACACAACAATATTATTTTGAAGAAGTCATTCTAGAAACTTTTCATATTACATTATTTCCCCacatgatgattttttttatataggaaATATGTAATGAGAATAAAGTCAATCACACAATGATTCCAAGTACACAAAGTTGTAAGATAGGTGAAACAATTATGATCTTGAAAATACAAGAACAAGTTATGATAATTGATTAGATACTTATAATTATTGTGACTTTGAACTTtagaaatttaagaaaaatttcggaGAAAAATTTGTGTAGAATTTTATGTCCTTGTTCCATATCAATTCATCCACTTGTTTCATTCAATCAACACTTTAATTGATTCAAATATTACATTACTTAGGAAATGTGTCTTTCCATTGCAATTACTGTCAAAATGAATAATAACCGTTTATAGCATTAATTAGAGAAACTTGGAAAGAAAGAGGGAAACAGTAGCCCCTTTCTGATTGTGTAAATGATCGTGGGTCGCGACTAGTCGTCACACCCTGTGTAAACTGACATCGGCAAGCAGCGTTTTGCCCAAcacgtttttttattttttcttcgcACCTCGCGACTATATTGTGTTTTTGTCAaggaaatattccactttaaatgaggggtggttgagattcgaacccgtgacctttttgtcacattggcttctgataccatgtcaaggaaccaactcaaccaaaagcttaagctgatggttgaagccccaggatatgttatatactctaacagtttTCTGTGCTTGTGAatgaaatatttgatatttaaacttaatttatcttACTTTCAAATTTACTCTTGTATACACTAAATATCTAGCAGAAACACATACATACAAGGAgccaaatttcaaaaaaaacaaatgagtcttttaatatctaaaatatCTAGTTAGCGTCTAAAATAACGTACTCCCCTCGTTCCCTTTTGTATGTTCACTTTAAGTTATCTACTTTAGGAGAgggaaatttaaatttgatttttgaagtatatatattaaaaataaaatatattcatgtgcgATCCTGTTAGATTCATCTTGATGTAaagaaatataatatataatttttacaacttTTAGTTATGCACACTAAGAAATATCGACgcttaaaatttgctttgacatgcgtgcaaaaaataaaatggacaaACCAAAACGAACAGAGAgactattaaatatcaaattattaaaactgtatatttaatatactaaagtgatattttaattaatttaattgggcTACTCAATCTAACTTAggcatatttcaaaataagaACATGATAATTTGTGAATCAAAATTAGAATTGTACTCCTCAATCTCTAGAAAGTACTAAATCTGTAAATAGCACaaagatttaaaaatttattgagTCATTTAAATTGTATTCATATATTTGAAGGggataaaacaagtaaaatatgcataaaaattaaagaaaacaatGAAGATGTCATGGCAATACTACAAATAGTATCAGacgaaaataaaattttagctattttaaaaaatgaagagAATATTAGTTATCTTGAGACGAATTTAAATAGAAATTGTGGCAAATATTTTACAAATATATGGAAATATGTGGAGTACATTTTAATGCTAGAATGAATCATGGACAAATTAGATCTCATCATAAGAGTTGACCTCAATTTTTGTTGGAAAAATTTACTTACAATAATTCAAACAtattcatcatttttttataataatccgagctattgattaaccatggaTAATCTGAACTTCAAGGGGTATTTTCGTAAAGTAAACACGGTAatcggatgacttgctatagcaagtttttatttttttttaaaaaaataatatattaaaataaaatatcgaaaaaaatattttacaaaaatttatgatttttttattattcagaattttttaaaaaaaatttcaaaattttactctaatttaaattaatttttcagtTTACTATTTTAGCGAAGTACTTATTATAGCAGGTCTCGGGTTCTCTAAGTTTACTCTAGATAAATATctcaaaaattgaaataattcatagttaatcaacaagtgaaattattgtataaaaatcagaaatatattaaattattccaGAAAACTTAGCTCTAAAATAACGAAGGGTAATTAACCATTTTGGGCATGCATACTGCTTACCCAATAACGAAGACTTAGCTCTAAAATAAGAGTATAACAAGAAAACTTGGAACGTGCATCTCGTTTTCCCACATTAACCTTTTTATAATTCCATTTTCTCTTATCATTTCTTCTGAAACTGCAACTTTCTATCAATTTTTATCATCTTATGAGGTACGAATCTTCTCAAACTCAATCAAGTTGACCTTTTCAATTACTGGGTAATTTCCGAATTTAATGTTTGATTTGATCTTGCCATTGAATATTATCATCTAATCAATTCCTGTTTTTTTGTTATAACTAATCTGATTCTTTTTGAATAGAAACTTTTGTATTGATTAGAGTAGAAAAATGCATGATTATATTGTCAAACTTTATGTGAAATCTTTCCTAGTTTTTAAAATGGCtgtattttattttggtttttgatgtattgacattaatttatttgtaatttttatcctttttttcaATTGGGTTTTAAATTGGATGATCTTTGTATGAATGGAGAACTAAGTTATTTGgtgcaaattttatttgatcTTTGGATGATCTTTGTATGAATGGAATATTTAATTGATGACCCTAGTTTGGGTAATTTCGGttttacaacaagaataatGGTTGATTAGAGGTTGTTGTTGCTGCGTACATTTGATGAGTGGGACCCACTAAGGGGATAAAGAAATTGGTTTAACAGAATGTTGTTGTTTGATGATTGCCAATTGAACATAAATTGGTCAAATGTTGCGAGCTttcaaaacggaggaagtattatcaATGAGTACTAGAGAGTGATATTGTTGATTTCATCACCCTCTCATTCAAGGAAGATGGTTATGAGAAGTAAGTAAGTTTGAGGGAAAATGTATCGTTGCTTATGCCAAGGCGTTCATCACCTTTTCAATCAAGAGTTCAAATGTTAGTGTtgttaaatgatcaatgattgtTTATTGTATTTGTTGAAATGTCTCTTTATTACCCATACCCGCATGTGAGCTGTCCCACgttagagaaagagaagagtatACATCACTTTACAAACTTTATAAAATTGAGAAGTAACTCCTAAACTACCAATTGGCTTTTATGGTGACTTCCTTTGGGTTTGTATGTGGGTTACGCccattttctaaattctaacggTATATTTGAATGAAGGATTTTGGGTAGGTTATGTAATCAATTGAAGGATTTATTTTTCCATACAATTAGGTTGTGACTTGAATTTTGGGGAGGAGAGTTTGAAATAGGAAGATCCATATGCTAGACTATGATCATTTTAGTTCGGCATTGCTCAATGTACTTTGTAAAATGAGTAATTTGTTAATATAATAGTCTATTTTGCGTTGCTATCTAATACTTTATTTGTATAATATTCTGAAATTACTTTTCATTCGAATAAGATCAATATCATTCCTCCTTATCGGGTTTTTTCTTATAGCTTTAGTTTTACAAATAGTCACTctacttcatttttcatttgtttatattgttatgTTTTGTATAATTTCAGGAACTTGTTGGGGAACTATACAGCAAGGTTATCTAAAATACGAGAAACTTGGTGATAAATGGCAGTTGGTTCCTTAAGACATCAGTATTCAAAGGGGAAATTCAATATGTCGTCTTTTCGAATACCTTGTAGAACAATATTAAATCATCCGTTTCTTGTGGTCTTGCTGTTATCTCTAATATGTTTGCACCGGTATTTCCCTTTCATATTTTATCTATTGATTACTGCTTCACCTGTCTTTATTTGTACTGCTATTTTGCTGGGAACGTTGTTGATCTATGGACGACCAAATGAAAACAATGTAAAATGGCACGGAGAGCATAATAATAGATCTGTGAGTCTAAGAACAGGGGTAGAGAATCATGCATATTCTGCTGATAGAGAAGGGATATTTTCTAAAGATATTTTTGCTGAGGTCCGAAAAGACATTGAAGGAAAAGGCATGAGATTAACGCCAGAGATGTTGGGGTCGGAAACTAGAGTTAATGGCAAATTGGGCGATGAAGTTAAATGGGAATTTTCCAATTTAGACTTAAACAAGGGAACAACATTCCGGGGGGAAATGGGCAAGAAAGATTATGGTTTTGCGGACTTTGAAAAAGCGAATTTTCTAATGCGCGTGGATCATGATTATGATAAAACGAACAAGGTACATCATGATGATGGTCTTCGGGATCCATTAGAAACTTCTATCGGTATACTAAAGCATGAAGATGATGTTGTGAATCATGATCTATCAGATTGTGAGTCAGATGGCGCGGAGAAGTCTTCTTTTGATGCTTTGGTTGCAGGTGTTATTCCGGCTGCTCAGGAAACTCACCCACTTCTAGACGCTGATGATGCGTTGCATCTTGACGCACCTCAAGATGACAGCTTTAAGTTTGAGTTGCAATCTCTTGATTCAAACCAAAGTAGTGAGGAATCAGGCGAGGATGAACATGATAATGATGATCATGGTGAGGGTGATGATGTTTTAAATGCTAAAGATAGCGGGGATAATTTTACTAATGCATGGATGGAATTGGAGAAGAGTCAACATTTGGAAAGCCTTATTACTAGATCAACTGATGAGGGAGAAGAAGACGACGAAATGGAAGAGGAAGAAGGTATTGACGATGAAGTCGATGGtgatgatgacgaagatgatgatgaagatgatgaagaagaggaaaacGCAAATTTGGAAAAGATTGCTTGTAAACACGTTACAATGTGGACAGAAGAGGATGAGAAAAATCTACGCCTTGTGGGAAATTCCGAGCTAGAGAGGGATTTACGTTTGGAGAATCTTCTAGCAAGGAGAAGGGCGAAAAGGAACTTTTCAATGATTTCCGAGAGGAATTTGATCGACTTGGATCGCCCTGTTCATAGTCCTTTTCAAGTCGCACCAATTTCAACCACGAGAATTAACCCTTTTGACAGTCCTCATGATGCAAATCAGCAGCACTTCAGTAGCGTTCCATCTATTCCTGGGTCTGCTCCTTCTGTGCATCTGCCAAGGAAAAACCCTTTTGATTCTCCATGTACTTCTCCAAAAGGGATACAAAATCTCACCGAAGATATTCTTAAAGAGAAACCGTTGAAAATGAACTCGAACAATGCAGATGCTTTCCATGAAAATGAAAGTTCAAGCACTGAATATAATTTCATGGGCAACATTTTGAAACCGGACTTTGTAAAATTGAACCGTAAGGATCCTTTATTTCGTCGTTATGAAAGTTTCAGCACCGGATATAGTTCGACAGGAAATCACTCTAGGCAGGCCAATTTCATAGAATCAGATCGAAGAGATGCACTACTCTGCAGACATGAAACTTTTAATATAAGATCAGGATTTCCCAACAATTTTGGTCCACCGGAGAAGCTTTCGTCTATAAAAATGAAACCCGTTTTCGTTCCGGAACAAGTGGTCAGAAATCATGGAATGAGACATCTTTCTCCAGGAAGAGAATCAAGCCATGGCAGCGCCAGTGAGACAGAATCAAGCCATGACAGCGAGTCCACAGTAAGCACTTCCGACTCAAATAATGAGAATATAAAAACGGAAGAAGATGCAGAACCACAGTTTGAGGAACACCAAGATAAGGATGATATTGCCGAAGGCGATCATGCTTCTAGCAATTATGAAGACATGAGTTATTCTTCCGAGGGGATAAATTCTCAAGATAAAGATGTTGAAGACGAGTTTGTAGATAGTTTAGAAGCAAATGCCGAACTAAATGCAGACCAAATTTATCAGAAAGCAGAAGCCGGTCACGAGTACCATGATAATACTGCACTGAGCAGCAGTTCAGTTGCATCAGAAGCGAGTCATAGTTCAGAGATAATCAAGGAGGCTGCACTttctcctaaagcttcttcAACGGTATCTGATGCCATCACGGAGCCACCAATTTTTGATACGAGCCCTTCAGGTGCTGACAAAATTACGCCCTTTACTCCTTCGCTTAATTAAGAAGTTTgattacaattacaatttacaagtaGGATAGTTCTAATAATCATTTCGTAGATAGAGCGAAGATAGAGAGATATCATACTCCATACATGAATTTAGTGATGAtacagtatttttttttaaagatggtAGAATatcattttggtgatttttcctttccttttcttATGCTTCGCAATTTGGATTAGTTTATTAGAATTCCGACTCTGATCTACGATTCTATGACTATACGATTGAAAAACTGGAGAGCGATCCTGATTCTATTATCCTTGATTTGGATGGTATATTATCTTTACCGAGATAGTTTTACCATATGCAATGATCACATTTGAAAGGGTTTTTTCTTTAAGAATTAGGTCTACAAATCCGTTACACTGGTTCTTCAAACATCTATTTTCTTAACGCttttaaacttataattttttttttttttgctatacACTGTGGTGATGATCCCATGACTGAAGTAATTTGCTCAGAATCTCCAtgcattaatttattagatGAATCCATTAAATTAGTGCCTTGCACTTAGCGGTCTCGTGGGAATGAATATGGTGTCACTAAAATTTTGCAACAGTTGTTTTTTGGCACTGTTTATTAATTGGtctatatttgtattttaatcttaatttataagttaaaatattattaagtgAGATACTCTAAACATGGTATCTTCAATCAAACCCAAAATACCATGAGAGCTTAGACACCACCATAAAATCACCCTTACCCAAAAATCCATTTGAAGCTCTTCAAGACCGTAATTGAAAAATGGCCATGAAAATGCTCTTATTACAAATAGGACGTGGAATTTAGTCCCTCGGCCACCTAGGGTCAATGTTCTTAGATCAATATGGATTTTTCGACATAAAGAATGTTTTGATGCTTCTTTTGATCGACACAAAAATCGTCTTGTTGGTGCTGGTGCAGGTCAACAGCTTGGTATCAATTGCGGTGATACGTTTAATCTGATGGTTGAAATTGTGACCATTCGCGCTGTTCTTACCCTAGCTTTCTCTGAACCTTGGCCTATTCTTAGCTTTCTCTGAACCTTGGCCTATTCTTTAACTTGATGTCAAGAATTCTTTCCTTCATGGACATCTTAATGGAAtagtatatatacatgcatCAACCTTTGAGTTTCCGTAATCCTCAGCATAGTATACATGTATCAACGCATCCTTCCTATATATGCAAACTCAACGAGTCATTTTATGGTCTTGACCAAACTCCCCATGCATGTTGTACTTGTTGTGCTTCTTACGTGTTAAAATTGGCTTTACTCATAGTACTTGTGATAattctttgttcatttataAGCATGACCGTCACACTACTTATTTTCTCTTATATGTGGATGACATCATTCTTACTGTTTTAAGCACTTCCTTCCGTCAATCTATTATTAAAGTGTtgagttttgaaatttcaaTGAAGGATTTAGCtcctttaatttatattttggtgGTTTATTCTTATCTCAGTCCAAATATGCTTTATG harbors:
- the LOC130799872 gene encoding uncharacterized protein LOC130799872, whose product is MAVGSLRHQYSKGKFNMSSFRIPCRTILNHPFLVVLLLSLICLHRYFPFIFYLLITASPVFICTAILLGTLLIYGRPNENNVKWHGEHNNRSVSLRTGVENHAYSADREGIFSKDIFAEVRKDIEGKGMRLTPEMLGSETRVNGKLGDEVKWEFSNLDLNKGTTFRGEMGKKDYGFADFEKANFLMRVDHDYDKTNKVHHDDGLRDPLETSIGILKHEDDVVNHDLSDCESDGAEKSSFDALVAGVIPAAQETHPLLDADDALHLDAPQDDSFKFELQSLDSNQSSEESGEDEHDNDDHGEGDDVLNAKDSGDNFTNAWMELEKSQHLESLITRSTDEGEEDDEMEEEEGIDDEVDGDDDEDDDEDDEEEENANLEKIACKHVTMWTEEDEKNLRLVGNSELERDLRLENLLARRRAKRNFSMISERNLIDLDRPVHSPFQVAPISTTRINPFDSPHDANQQHFSSVPSIPGSAPSVHLPRKNPFDSPCTSPKGIQNLTEDILKEKPLKMNSNNADAFHENESSSTEYNFMGNILKPDFVKLNRKDPLFRRYESFSTGYSSTGNHSRQANFIESDRRDALLCRHETFNIRSGFPNNFGPPEKLSSIKMKPVFVPEQVVRNHGMRHLSPGRESSHGSASETESSHDSESTVSTSDSNNENIKTEEDAEPQFEEHQDKDDIAEGDHASSNYEDMSYSSEGINSQDKDVEDEFVDSLEANAELNADQIYQKAEAGHEYHDNTALSSSSVASEASHSSEIIKEAALSPKASSTVSDAITEPPIFDTSPSGADKITPFTPSLN